One Xiphophorus hellerii strain 12219 chromosome 1, Xiphophorus_hellerii-4.1, whole genome shotgun sequence DNA segment encodes these proteins:
- the LOC116725764 gene encoding LOW QUALITY PROTEIN: band 4.1-like protein 1 (The sequence of the model RefSeq protein was modified relative to this genomic sequence to represent the inferred CDS: inserted 1 base in 1 codon): MTTEAILAGEMKTAMEGDARRTNQVPEDQGELDDSSEKTPSKTSRSPQKTTKRLKTVPVKVTLLDGSEYDTAVEKFAKGQTLLDMVCGHLNLLERDYFGLTFIDSDSSKNWLDPSKEIKKQIRVGSWTFGFAVKFYPPDPSVLIEDITRYYLCLQLRDDILSGRLPCSFVTHALLGSYTVQAELGDYDPEEHGPDYVSEFHFAPNQTRELEERVMELHRNYRGMTPAEAEMNFLENAKKLSMYGVDLHHAKDSEGIDIMLGVSANGLLIYRDRLRINRFAWPKILKISYKRSNFYIKIRPGEYEQFESTIGFKLPNHRASKRLWKVCIEHHTFFRLVSPEPPPKGFLVIGSKFRYSGRTQAQTRQASALIDRPAPQFDRSVSKRYLQPRSIDGASALGDSMDQLSQRSSSERTQFMSREDLDQEGSLDLDHDHYLYQDQDQYPDQEAEHQDGQKQPMGAISSTPTKALELKDEEPGIPIDTKPEDVVHLRPKQEQFLDKPEDVLQKHQASINELKRALKQPNTKKAPREKRLPSETPPAGTPERKTATGDAKLIEKQDGYETTLDSYFNAEKSETSSGPEAITNNCQTSRESLTTKLGTSITDSAGRRDMNKMEDATNGHHDFALVRNMLHENGYGSPPDKMMNDMNKDTKREKNKPFESLATVDYLPKGDRPKSESGTRHSDARKTKDLSPKSEEKDGNKTVNSHSEVTKIAPLKPQRSKKSLNKENKVVNPQTQSQSYKSTFCAAGNGQMNKLPYESGRRHDDATVLQSLEMYRQTQVPHQTTSELLSQKELKDCRDSAGTKGSSLHEDNFPNILEFSSKFPTAPPRTLPLKTHWSRDRPNIDSSHIHYRTTSQETAKRKQPDTPPTPAIHEEHFSESSKEPWERRLGSVSEDDQDHDILYLKETHLGIERKCSSITVSSTSSLEAEVDFTILTDLQTGMEEFSRGMSELGERDLSPDGGLRFGIDLLQQQGPPEPPPXVSAPLTRGASGSPPAKLIQAEEVRPEVRPEVRPESRPEVRQDVKRPDGQPVVPKKPKRSVPVSSSVDRDQLHKEASRLPTVAPLSREASDVMPTPTVRKTDTRTETQPNGSELTTTIVEFTDQDHGITSLSEVSYSTRQSVSPVHRSGFGRESAGSPILVAENVTSATTHVSKTVKGGYSETRIEKRIIITGDDDVDQEQALAIAIQEAKQQHPDMQVTKAVVIRETEPSAEDRHGTT; the protein is encoded by the exons ATGACAACAGAGGCGATTTTGGCAGGGGAAATGAAGACGGCAATGGAGGGTGACGCCAGGAGGACCAATCAG GTTCCCGAGGACCAGGGCGAACTGGACGACAGCTCAGAGAAAACCCCCAGCAAAACCTCCAGGTCGCCCCAGAAAACAACCAAACGGCTCAAGACTGTCCCTGTCAAAGTAACTCTCCTTGACGGCTCAGAGTATGACACTGCAGTTGAG aaatttgccAAGGGCCAGACCCTGCTGGACATGGTGTGTGGCCATCTGAACCTGCTGGAAAGAGACTACTTTGGCCTGACTTTCATTGACTCTGATAGTTCTAAG AACTGGCTGGATCCATCCAAAGAGATTAAGAAGCAAATTCGGg TTGGTTCGTGGACCTTTGGGTTTGCCGTCAAGTTTTATCCTCCAGACCCATCTGTTCTGATTGAAGACATCACGAG GTACTACCTGTGTCTGCAACTGAGAGACGACATCCTTTCCGGCCGCCTCCCATGCTCGTTTGTCACACACGCGCTGCTGGGCTCCTACACCGTCCAGGCCGAACTGGGAGACTACGACCCCGAGGAACACGGCCCGGACTACGTCAGCGAATTCCACTTTGCTCCAAACCAGACtcgagagctggaggagagagtGATGGAGTTGCACCGTAACTACAG GGGGATGACTCCAGCAGAAGCAGAGATGAACTTCCTTGAAAATGCTAAGAAGCTCTCGATGTACGGAGTGGATCTGCATCATGCAAAG GATTCTGAGGGAATAGACATAATGCTCGGCGTTAGCGCAAACGGGCTGCTCATCTACAGAGATCGCCTGAGGATCAATCGCTTCGCCTGGCCGAAAATTCTCAAGATTTCTTATAAAAGAAGCAACTTCTACATCAAAATCCGTCCCGGAGAG TACGAACAGTTTGAGAGCACCATAGGCTTCAAGTTGCCCAACCATCGGGCCTCGAAGCGATTGTGGAAGGTCTGCATAGAACACCACACCTTTTTCAG GTTGGTTTCCCCAGAGCCACCCCCGAAGGGCTTTCTTGTAATTGGCTCCAAGTTTCGCTACAGTGGGCGGACCCAAGCGCAGACGAGGCAGGCCAGTGCTCTGATCGACCGCCCCGCCCCGCAGTTTGATCGGTCCGTCAGCAAGCGGTACCTGCAGCCACGGAGCATAGATGGAG CCTCAGCTTTAGGTGACAGTATGGATCAGCTATCTCAGAGAAGCTCTAGCGAACGCACACAGTTTATGTCCAGGGAAGACCTGGATCAGGAGGGCAGCCTTGACCTGGACCATGATCACTATCTCTATCAAGACCAGGACCAGTACCCAGACCAGGAAGCGGAACACCAGGATGGACAGAAACAGCCAATGGGAGCCATCAGCTCAACGCCTACAAAGGCTTTGGAGCTCAAG GATGAGGAGCCAGGCATTCCTATAGACACAAAACCAGAG GATGTGGTGCACCTTCGGCCCAAACAGGAG CAGTTTCTGGATAAGCCAGAGGACGTCTTGCAGAAACACCAGGCCAGCATCAACGAGCTGAAGAGAGCTTTGAAGCAACCGAACACCAAGAAGGCGCCAAGAGAGAAGCGCCTGCCTTCAGAAACTCCTCCTGCAGGAACCCCGGAACGGAAAACG GCAACCGGTGATGCCAAATTGATTGAGAAGCAGGATGGTTATGAGACCACACTGGATTCTTACTTCAATGCAGAAAAAAGTGAGACCTCATCAGGGCCTGAAGCAATTACAAACAATTGCCAAACATCCAGGGAATCTTTAACTACTAAGCTGGGAACATCTATAACTGACTCAGCAGGACGGAGAGATATGAACAAGATGGAGGACGCAACTAACGGCCATCATGATTTTGCGTTAGTGAGAAATATGCTTCATGAAAATGGGTATGGCTCTCCACCTGACAAGATGATGAATGACATGAACAAAgacacaaagagagagaaaaacaaacccttTGAATCTCTTGCAACTGTGGATTATCTCCCTAAGGGCGACAGACCTAAAAGTGAGAGCGGCACAAGGCACAGTGATGCTCGGAAAACGAAAGACCTGAGCCCCAAATCAGAGGAGAAGGATGGCAACAAAACTGTGAACTCGCATTCAGAAGTCACCAAAATAGCTCCGCTCAAACCGCAAAGATCAAAGAAGTCTTTGAATAAGGAGAACAAAGTTGTAAATCCTCAAACTCAAAGCCAGTCTTacaaaagcacattttgtgCTGCTGGGAATGGACAGATGAATAAATTGCCCTACGAATCAGGAAGGAGACACGATGATGCCACTGTGCTGCAGTCTTTAGAGATGTATCGGCAAACCCAAGTTCCCCATCAGACGACGAGTGAGTTGTTATCACAGAAGGAGCTGAAGGACTGCAGAGATTCAGCGGGGACGAAAGGGAGTTCTCTACATGAGGACAATTTTCCAAACATCTTAGAGTTTAGTTCCAAATTTCCCACCGCTCCCCCTCGCACCCTCCCTCTGAAAACACACTGGTCTCGAGACAGACCAAACATCGACAGCAGCCACATCCACTACCGGACCACCAGCCAAGAAACGGCCAAGAGAAAGCAACCG GACACCCCCCCGACCCCTGCCATCCACGAGGAGCATTTCAGCGAAAGTTCA AAAGAACCATGGGAGAGACGCCTAGGCTCTGTATCTGAGGATGACCAGGACCATGACATCCTCTACCTGAAGGAAACCCACCTGGGCATCGAGCGCAAGTGTTCCAGCATCACTGTTAGCTCGACCTCCAGCCTTGAGGCTGAAGTAGATTTCACCATCCTTACAGATCTGCAAACGGGCATGGAGGAGTTCTCCAGGGGTATGTCAGAGTTGGGAGAGAGGGATCTTTCACCCGACGGGGGGCTGCGCTTCGGGATCGATTTGCTCCAGCAGCAAGGCCCCCCTGAACCACCGC TAGTGTCCGCTCCTCTCACCAGAGGAGCTAGTGGCAGCCCTCCGGCCAAACTTATTCAAGCTGAAGAGGTCCGACCAGAAGTCCGACCCGAGGTCAGACCAGAGAGCCGACCAGAAGTCCGACAAGATGTCAAAAGACCCGACGGCCAG CCTGTTGTGCCTAAAAAACCAAAGAGGTCAGTGCCAGTGTCATCATCAGTGGATAGAGATCAGTTGCACAAAGAAGCCAGTCGCCTCCCTACAGTAGCGCCTCTGAGCAGAGAGGCCAGTGATGTCATGCCCACCCCAACAGTGAGAAAGACCGACACCAGGACAGAGACTCAGCCCAACGGGTCAGAGCTCACCACCACCATAGTGGAGTTCACAGATCAG GATCATGGCATCACGTCGCTAAGCGAGGTTTCTTACTCTACGAGACAAAGCGTATCTCCA GTGCACAGAAGCGGGTTTGGAAGAGAGTCGGCTGGTTCGCCTATCCTTGTCGCTGAAAACGTTACCTCAGCAACCACTCATGTCTCAAAG ACGGTGAAAGGTGGATACTCTGAGACGAGGATTGAAAAGAGGATTATAATCACTGGAGATGATGACGTGGACCAAGAGCAG GCTCTGGCTATTGCAATACAGGAAGCCAAGCAGCAGCATCCAGACATGCAGGTGACCAAGGCGGTCGTCATTAGGGAAACCGAACCATCCGCTGAGGATCGACATGGCACCACATAG